The proteins below come from a single Fodinicurvata sp. EGI_FJ10296 genomic window:
- a CDS encoding flavodoxin family protein, translating into MAARQLLIVGHVPSVNTQALRDAVERGARHPDIAGVDVTVLSPFDAGAADVRAADAVILGTTENLGYMSGALKDFFDRTYYAVIDDTQGLPYAVYIRAGLDGTGTRRAIESIATGLRWRAVQPPLICQGEYQDAFADQCEELGQMMAAGLEAGIF; encoded by the coding sequence ATGGCGGCAAGACAGCTATTGATCGTCGGCCATGTGCCGTCGGTCAACACTCAGGCTCTGCGCGACGCGGTGGAGCGCGGCGCCCGGCATCCGGATATCGCGGGTGTCGATGTGACCGTGCTGTCACCGTTCGATGCCGGGGCGGCCGATGTCCGCGCCGCCGATGCGGTGATCCTCGGCACGACGGAGAATCTCGGCTATATGAGCGGCGCTCTCAAGGACTTCTTCGACCGCACTTATTATGCCGTGATCGACGATACCCAGGGCCTGCCCTATGCCGTCTATATCCGGGCCGGGCTGGACGGCACTGGCACACGTCGTGCGATCGAAAGCATCGCGACGGGCTTGCGCTGGCGGGCCGTGCAGCCGCCGCTGATCTGTCAGGGGGAATACCAGGATGCCTTTGCCGACCAGTGCGAAGAACTGGGGCAGATGATGGCCGCCGGTCTCGAAGCAGGGATCTTCTAG
- a CDS encoding dihydrodipicolinate synthase family protein, which yields MAHIKPKGSFVALVTPMNTDGSIDFEGFRTLLNWHEENGTEAVLIMGSTGEVSMLSPEERRQIITETAKMKSGRMLFYYGCTGNNTETTIDYVRYAKAEGGDGAIIAAPAYICADNDAITDYAWEVCDAVDFPIGFYNNPPRVKTDLHWNDILKLARHPNMVVLKESTTRVGQVAQVCAAKPDMAIMCCCSPNLGLVIPTMALGGDGTANMTGNIIPREMAVISKKWETGEDAFACREAWLTNLPMLHFAYSAINPVAVKTLMRAIGLPAGPLRKPLKPIDGPALQAGLDAVTRLGLDQRYGFKINPSAIAAE from the coding sequence GTGGCCCACATCAAGCCGAAAGGCTCCTTCGTCGCGCTCGTGACGCCGATGAACACCGATGGCTCGATCGATTTCGAGGGTTTCCGCACGCTTCTGAACTGGCACGAGGAAAACGGCACCGAAGCCGTGCTCATCATGGGCTCGACCGGCGAGGTGTCGATGCTGTCGCCGGAGGAACGCCGCCAGATCATCACCGAAACGGCGAAGATGAAGTCTGGCCGCATGCTGTTCTATTACGGCTGCACCGGGAACAATACCGAGACGACCATCGACTATGTCCGCTATGCCAAAGCCGAGGGCGGCGACGGTGCGATCATCGCCGCACCGGCCTATATCTGCGCCGACAACGACGCCATCACGGATTACGCATGGGAAGTCTGCGACGCCGTCGATTTTCCGATCGGGTTCTACAACAACCCGCCACGGGTGAAGACCGACCTGCACTGGAACGACATCCTGAAGCTGGCCAGACATCCGAACATGGTCGTGCTGAAGGAATCGACGACCCGCGTCGGACAGGTCGCACAGGTTTGCGCGGCAAAGCCCGACATGGCGATCATGTGCTGCTGCTCGCCCAATCTGGGGCTGGTGATCCCGACCATGGCGCTGGGCGGCGACGGCACCGCCAACATGACCGGCAACATCATCCCGCGCGAAATGGCCGTGATCTCGAAGAAGTGGGAAACCGGCGAAGACGCATTCGCCTGCCGCGAGGCGTGGCTGACCAACCTGCCGATGCTGCATTTCGCCTATTCCGCCATCAACCCGGTGGCGGTCAAGACGCTGATGCGCGCCATCGGCCTGCCCGCCGGCCCCTTGCGCAAGCCGTTGAAGCCGATCGACGGTCCGGCGCTGCAGGCCGGTCTGGATGCGGTGACACGTCTTGGTCTGGACCAGCGCTATGGCTTCAAGATCAACCCGTCGGCGATCGCCGCCGAGTAG
- a CDS encoding IS5 family transposase (programmed frameshift), with product MSDLIWLSEAQMCRIEPYFPLSNGVPRVDDRRVISGIIFVIRNPLRWRDTPAEYGPPKTIYNRFIRGSRLGMFNKIFAALAAKSGKPDQLMIDATHLKAHRTAASLLKKGLFPRGIGRTKGGLDSKLHAVCDGQGRPLVMLLSEGHVSDYKGAALMINALPKAKALLADRGYDADWFLTALAERGITACIPSKANRKVPFPHDTVLYRQRHRIENMFGKLRDWRRIHTRYDRCAHTFMSAICIAATVIFWFNQ from the exons ATGAGTGATCTGATCTGGTTGTCGGAGGCGCAGATGTGCCGGATCGAGCCGTATTTTCCGTTGTCGAATGGTGTGCCGCGCGTCGATGATCGCCGGGTCATCAGCGGGATCATCTTCGTGATCCGGAACCCGCTGCGGTGGCGCGATACGCCCGCGGAGTATGGGCCGCCCAAGACGATCTACAACCGCTTCATTCGCGGGAGCCGCTTGGGAATGTTCAACAAGATCTTTGCGGCGCTGGCAGCCAAGAGCGGCAAGCCCGATCAGTTGATGATCGATGCCACCCATCTGAAGGCACATCGCACTGCTGCCAGCCTGCTCAAAAAGGGGCTGT TTCCGCGAGGTATCGGACGCACCAAGGGCGGCCTGGACTCAAAACTCCATGCCGTCTGCGATGGCCAGGGTCGGCCTCTGGTCATGCTACTCAGCGAAGGGCACGTGAGCGACTACAAGGGTGCGGCGCTGATGATAAACGCCTTACCCAAAGCCAAGGCGCTGCTTGCCGATCGGGGCTACGATGCCGACTGGTTCCTCACCGCATTGGCCGAGCGTGGTATCACCGCCTGCATCCCGTCGAAGGCCAACCGCAAAGTGCCGTTCCCCCATGACACTGTGCTCTACCGCCAGCGCCACAGGATCGAGAACATGTTCGGCAAACTCAGAGACTGGCGGCGCATCCACACCCGCTACGACCGATGCGCCCACACCTTCATGTCTGCCATCTGCATCGCCGCAACCGTCATCTTCTGGTTCAATCAATGA
- a CDS encoding TRAP transporter small permease: MVERVTNATVRWIELVLGMGFLALIMTVGLQVAARNVFRIPLIWTLDLAQLLFSWLIFIGAAMAFRRGVHYTVDIVPEGWATLSAVLRVIGILASAVVIYVLIRYGFVLVGIRQTGLIQSLGISRAWMFLPLPICGLLMLVFLIESTIRLIRKGPQ; this comes from the coding sequence ATGGTCGAACGCGTGACTAACGCCACCGTGCGCTGGATCGAACTTGTCCTGGGGATGGGTTTTCTGGCCCTGATCATGACGGTCGGGCTGCAGGTCGCGGCGCGCAACGTCTTCAGGATTCCGCTGATCTGGACGCTGGATCTGGCGCAGTTGCTGTTTTCATGGCTGATCTTCATCGGCGCCGCCATGGCGTTCCGGCGCGGCGTCCACTACACCGTGGACATCGTGCCCGAAGGCTGGGCAACCCTCAGCGCCGTGCTGCGTGTGATCGGCATCCTCGCCAGCGCCGTGGTGATCTATGTGCTGATCCGCTATGGCTTCGTCCTGGTCGGCATCCGGCAGACGGGCCTGATCCAGTCGCTCGGCATTTCGCGGGCGTGGATGTTCCTGCCCCTGCCGATCTGCGGTCTGCTCATGCTGGTTTTCCTGATCGAAAGCACGATCCGCCTTATCCGAAAAGGCCCGCAATGA
- a CDS encoding ribbon-helix-helix domain-containing protein — protein MRHSTPKYAEPLAEDQTPRRRTVSIRGQRTDIRVEPMVWSCLIEIASGTDTTVEDLCGRIDELRGSEGLAGAIRLFVLHYYRLSAFAGTADADDDEIFDDGLPPTYDLPPFAPLDADGGFQVRGPGFAEPREPTRLDRRRTVDRALEILFRT, from the coding sequence ATGCGACACAGCACACCCAAATACGCCGAACCACTGGCCGAGGATCAGACTCCCCGGCGGCGGACGGTGTCAATCCGTGGTCAGCGCACGGATATCCGGGTCGAGCCCATGGTTTGGTCCTGTCTGATCGAAATTGCGTCCGGCACAGACACAACTGTAGAGGATCTATGCGGCCGCATCGACGAGTTGCGCGGCTCCGAAGGACTGGCTGGCGCCATCCGGCTCTTCGTTCTGCATTACTACCGCCTTTCCGCCTTTGCCGGGACGGCCGACGCGGATGACGACGAAATCTTCGACGACGGCCTGCCCCCAACCTACGACCTGCCGCCTTTTGCCCCCCTTGATGCCGATGGCGGTTTCCAGGTGAGAGGCCCCGGCTTCGCGGAGCCGCGCGAACCCACGCGCCTGGACCGGCGGCGCACGGTCGACCGGGCTCTGGAAATTCTGTTTCGGACCTAG
- a CDS encoding LysR family transcriptional regulator, with product MNQRQINAFRLVMRYGSITAAAHAMNVSQPAVSRSIADLERSVGFPLLLRQGGKAEPTTEAREFIQEVERMFYGLDRLAQAAREIKDLRRATLRIASMPMVSFEIVPAALKAFLADHHGIKVTHDVHTSARIVDMVSSHQFDLGIAQTHVERRDIEVLASYRTFCVCAMAPDHPLAGRESIGQRDLKDEPLVALAHHTLTANHLTHSFAEANVNPTIAVESQPSYSACAIAAVGVGVAIVDPMTPRVFGDRLRIVRFEPRIPFDFHIVAAVDMPLSRAAQSFHHQLTQNLAGLEAAHRLEIT from the coding sequence GTGAACCAGCGACAGATCAACGCCTTTCGCCTCGTCATGCGATACGGGTCGATCACGGCCGCCGCTCATGCGATGAATGTGTCGCAGCCTGCGGTCAGCCGGTCGATCGCCGATCTCGAACGCAGCGTCGGCTTTCCCCTGCTGCTGCGTCAAGGTGGCAAGGCCGAGCCGACCACCGAGGCGCGCGAATTCATTCAGGAGGTCGAGCGCATGTTCTACGGCCTCGACCGGCTGGCCCAGGCCGCACGCGAGATCAAGGATCTGCGCCGGGCGACCCTGCGCATCGCCTCGATGCCCATGGTGAGCTTCGAGATCGTCCCGGCCGCCCTCAAGGCGTTTCTTGCCGACCATCACGGCATCAAGGTTACTCATGATGTTCATACCTCTGCCCGGATCGTCGATATGGTATCGTCCCACCAGTTCGATCTGGGGATCGCGCAGACCCATGTCGAGCGCCGGGACATCGAGGTGCTGGCCTCGTACCGGACATTCTGCGTCTGTGCCATGGCGCCCGACCATCCGCTTGCCGGACGCGAGAGCATTGGCCAGCGCGACCTGAAGGACGAACCGCTGGTCGCTCTCGCTCACCACACGCTGACCGCGAACCATCTGACCCACAGTTTCGCCGAGGCCAACGTCAACCCGACGATTGCGGTGGAAAGCCAGCCGTCGTATTCGGCCTGCGCAATCGCCGCCGTCGGTGTCGGGGTGGCGATCGTCGACCCGATGACGCCCAGAGTCTTCGGCGACCGGCTGCGGATCGTCCGATTCGAACCGCGAATCCCCTTCGATTTCCACATCGTTGCAGCGGTCGACATGCCTCTTTCACGGGCCGCTCAGTCTTTTCATCATCAATTAACACAGAATCTTGCGGGATTGGAGGCCGCGCATCGACTGGAGATTACGTGA
- a CDS encoding TRAP transporter large permease — MSPLVVLIGSFFLLIALRVNIGFSLIVSSVIVIVMEDLQFTSVVNQMYAGINSFTLLAVPFFMLLGRILNAGSITERLLRVADATVGHIRGGLGHVNVFVSMVFASLSGSAAADTASVGSILIPAMKRAGYDPAFAVALTAASSTLGVIIPPSIILIVYGAFGNVSIGALFIAGIVPGVLIGIFMMVYTYILALKYDWPANPFPGVRAAGGHLKRGAAPLMIPVIVLGGIVGGYFTPTEAAIIAVGWAMLLTFVVYRDIPISRLPRILAESVIDFSVPLFTVASAGIFGWLIAYLGAAELVVNFITSQTQNPYGIMLMLIGFLVIVGTVLNPLSAIIIFLPIIQGLGTTAGYDPVFLGVLATIVLSVGLITPPYGICLLIASQIGEVRLGRAMIAVAPICGLALLVACLSLVFPWIITGLPRLLTPQFF; from the coding sequence ATGAGCCCACTGGTCGTCCTTATCGGCAGCTTCTTCCTTCTGATCGCCCTCAGGGTCAATATCGGCTTTTCGCTGATCGTGTCCTCGGTGATCGTGATCGTCATGGAGGATCTGCAGTTCACCTCCGTCGTCAATCAGATGTATGCGGGCATCAACAGCTTCACGCTGCTGGCGGTGCCGTTTTTCATGCTGCTGGGCCGGATCCTGAACGCCGGGTCGATCACCGAGCGGCTGCTGCGGGTTGCCGATGCGACCGTCGGGCATATCCGCGGCGGGCTGGGGCATGTGAACGTGTTCGTATCCATGGTGTTCGCCAGCCTGTCCGGATCGGCGGCCGCCGACACCGCCAGCGTCGGCTCGATCCTGATACCGGCGATGAAGCGGGCCGGCTACGATCCGGCGTTCGCGGTCGCGCTGACCGCCGCATCGTCGACCCTGGGCGTGATCATCCCGCCGTCGATCATCCTTATCGTCTACGGCGCCTTCGGCAATGTGTCGATCGGGGCGCTGTTCATCGCGGGCATTGTGCCGGGCGTGCTGATCGGCATCTTCATGATGGTCTATACCTATATCCTGGCGCTGAAATACGACTGGCCGGCCAACCCGTTCCCCGGCGTGCGTGCGGCGGGCGGGCACCTCAAACGGGGGGCGGCACCACTGATGATTCCGGTCATCGTGCTTGGCGGCATCGTCGGCGGCTACTTCACCCCGACCGAAGCCGCGATCATCGCCGTCGGCTGGGCCATGCTGCTGACCTTTGTCGTCTACCGCGACATTCCGATCAGCCGGCTGCCACGCATACTGGCGGAATCGGTGATCGATTTCTCCGTGCCGTTGTTCACGGTCGCCAGCGCCGGCATCTTCGGCTGGCTGATCGCCTATCTCGGCGCGGCGGAACTCGTGGTCAACTTCATCACCAGCCAGACCCAGAACCCCTATGGCATCATGCTGATGCTGATCGGATTCCTGGTGATCGTGGGCACCGTCTTGAACCCGCTGTCGGCGATCATCATTTTTCTCCCCATTATACAGGGGCTGGGAACCACCGCCGGCTACGACCCCGTCTTTCTCGGGGTGTTGGCAACGATCGTGCTGTCAGTCGGCCTTATAACGCCGCCCTACGGCATCTGCCTGCTGATCGCCTCACAGATCGGCGAGGTGCGGCTCGGCCGGGCCATGATTGCCGTTGCCCCGATTTGCGGCCTGGCGCTGCTGGTCGCCTGTCTGTCATTGGTGTTTCCGTGGATCATCACGGGCCTGCCGCGCTTGCTGACACCGCAGTTTTTCTGA
- a CDS encoding ShlB/FhaC/HecB family hemolysin secretion/activation protein — MARLAAVAAIGLGCTMMMPLYGPASAQDPQIPPSVDPGTIDVPMPAPAVDEPSIPATDPRDPAAPEGAEDVVFVLGGIELQGNNAIDDDALAPIFSGQVGSEVSLADVYGFAHQVTLAYRDAGYILAQAIVPAQEIEDGVVTLRVVEGYVDQVAVTDPEGEPTAGHARIEQYGASISASRPLRQRDLERYLLLANDLPGVSVRSVLSASPVEPGAADLTLVVDEQRVEGFVAADNRGTRYIGPVRTTIGATLNNPTGNNETVSIVAATTPEDTSELRYISGSAEVPIGYDGLVLHGSVSHSQTQPGSSLRQFGIDGRTTSWTIGADYPLIRSRDTNLTIGARFDYTDAENAFDPQFRLLDYEDRLRVVRVGIDGDVLDSYRGITSFGAEVSQGVDIFDATISDTGVSRTGGRGDFTKLTLDASRLQSLGSGFSLYGAVRAQIASDVLLASEEFAVGGARFGRAYDGSEVTGDGGIAGSLEARYAADVSSIDQLDSLQFYAFYDIGMAEKRGAESESAASAGGGIRFGLFDTLSGSLEVAQPLTRDVAAEGNRDTRFFFSLAATF, encoded by the coding sequence ATGGCAAGATTGGCTGCAGTTGCGGCAATCGGACTCGGTTGCACGATGATGATGCCCTTGTACGGCCCGGCATCCGCGCAGGATCCCCAGATCCCCCCAAGCGTTGACCCCGGCACGATTGACGTGCCGATGCCGGCGCCTGCGGTCGACGAGCCGTCAATCCCGGCGACCGACCCGCGTGATCCGGCGGCGCCCGAAGGGGCGGAAGACGTCGTTTTTGTCCTGGGCGGCATCGAACTGCAGGGCAACAACGCCATCGACGATGACGCGCTGGCGCCAATCTTCTCCGGGCAGGTCGGTTCCGAGGTTTCGCTGGCGGATGTCTACGGGTTTGCGCATCAGGTGACGCTCGCCTATCGCGATGCCGGCTATATTCTGGCGCAGGCCATTGTTCCGGCACAGGAAATCGAGGACGGTGTCGTTACCCTTCGAGTCGTTGAAGGCTATGTTGACCAGGTAGCCGTGACCGACCCGGAAGGCGAGCCGACCGCAGGTCATGCACGGATCGAGCAGTACGGCGCTTCGATTTCCGCGTCGCGTCCGTTGAGGCAGCGCGATCTGGAGCGCTATCTTCTCCTCGCCAACGATCTGCCCGGCGTCAGTGTCCGATCGGTGCTGTCGGCCTCGCCGGTCGAGCCGGGTGCAGCAGACCTGACGCTGGTCGTGGACGAGCAACGGGTCGAAGGATTCGTCGCCGCCGACAATCGTGGCACACGCTATATCGGTCCTGTCCGAACAACGATCGGCGCGACACTGAACAACCCGACCGGCAACAACGAAACCGTCAGCATCGTTGCCGCGACGACACCGGAAGACACCAGCGAACTGCGCTATATCAGCGGTTCGGCAGAGGTGCCAATCGGATACGACGGTTTGGTGCTGCACGGGTCGGTAAGCCATAGCCAGACCCAGCCGGGCTCGTCCTTGCGGCAATTCGGTATCGACGGCCGGACGACGTCCTGGACGATCGGGGCCGATTATCCGCTTATCCGCTCGCGCGACACCAATCTGACCATCGGTGCCCGCTTCGACTATACCGACGCCGAAAACGCGTTCGATCCGCAATTCAGGCTGCTTGACTACGAGGACCGGCTTCGGGTCGTCAGGGTTGGCATCGACGGCGATGTCCTCGACAGCTATCGCGGCATCACTTCGTTCGGCGCCGAAGTCAGCCAGGGTGTCGATATCTTCGACGCCACGATTTCCGATACCGGCGTGTCCAGAACCGGGGGCCGGGGCGACTTCACCAAGCTGACACTGGACGCCAGCCGGCTGCAGAGCCTGGGTAGCGGCTTCAGCCTGTATGGGGCGGTGCGCGCCCAGATCGCCAGCGATGTGTTGCTGGCATCCGAGGAGTTCGCCGTGGGCGGCGCTCGTTTCGGTCGCGCTTACGACGGGTCGGAAGTCACCGGTGACGGCGGCATCGCCGGCAGCCTGGAAGCCCGCTACGCCGCCGATGTCTCGTCCATCGACCAGCTGGACAGTCTTCAGTTCTATGCCTTTTACGACATCGGTATGGCCGAAAAGCGCGGCGCGGAAAGCGAAAGCGCGGCATCTGCAGGCGGTGGCATCCGGTTCGGCCTGTTCGACACCCTGAGCGGATC
- a CDS encoding HD domain-containing phosphohydrolase: MAMENGGQPVDAAEIGSGFARNFLTAEATRSGLFASGVPATIRSDLQGTPVAGGILLVDDEGRPLVSSIGAPSMTGQLPPMGDAPQLLTLAGTQYVAFSSRVPPDNDAVVNAAVVGLTPLDRVTARVAPALSTTAATGISNIVARLDDAAVVLLAGNGGPDRRLSVDFNSNRTILQAAQAPGTVQRGLSATGIRTAGLAELTAIPTIAVVSELDIAAIEQSVQQARYASLAAVILAALFLIATILYVGRLATASHSAAGRAEDAAELSEKKYENLLLKSVLDAIGDEIVVRDKNNAVVFRNKPGAVGSNGQSENKLTYTRPFLSEIEGNRGSITVVQSPTAHSASQLADTAAVESALNAIVSELDKRDRYSADHSLRVAETAAAVARRMGIDAVTMRRIGLAGRLLNIGKLRVSRDLLADDKPFDAETKETVRREIASVADILRSNGGDDPFIDMLEQAFERLDGSGFPKGLSGGAIGTPARILAVANTWVALTSPRPHRLSISRADALAILRRDTPHGLDPVVVDALEAECGVAGE, translated from the coding sequence ATGGCAATGGAAAACGGCGGCCAGCCGGTCGACGCGGCAGAGATTGGCAGCGGATTCGCGCGGAATTTTCTGACGGCCGAGGCAACCCGGTCCGGCCTTTTCGCCTCTGGCGTGCCGGCGACCATCCGGTCGGATTTGCAGGGCACGCCTGTCGCTGGCGGCATCTTGCTGGTCGACGACGAAGGACGCCCCCTGGTTTCATCCATCGGCGCGCCATCAATGACTGGACAACTGCCGCCCATGGGGGACGCGCCGCAGCTTCTAACATTGGCCGGCACACAATATGTCGCGTTTTCCTCTCGCGTTCCGCCGGACAATGACGCCGTTGTCAATGCCGCCGTGGTCGGTCTGACGCCGCTCGATCGGGTGACGGCGCGTGTCGCGCCGGCCCTGTCGACGACCGCTGCAACCGGCATCTCCAATATCGTGGCGCGGCTCGATGACGCGGCCGTGGTCCTTCTCGCCGGCAATGGTGGACCGGACCGGCGCCTGTCTGTCGATTTCAATTCGAATCGTACAATACTTCAGGCGGCCCAGGCGCCCGGTACCGTGCAACGGGGACTGTCCGCGACCGGGATCCGGACGGCCGGACTCGCTGAACTGACCGCGATTCCGACGATCGCTGTCGTATCCGAACTCGACATCGCTGCGATCGAACAATCCGTTCAGCAGGCGCGGTACGCGTCGCTGGCGGCTGTCATACTGGCAGCCTTGTTCCTGATCGCGACAATACTCTATGTCGGACGACTGGCTACCGCCAGCCACTCGGCAGCAGGGCGGGCTGAAGACGCAGCAGAGCTTTCGGAAAAGAAGTACGAGAATCTGTTATTGAAATCGGTTCTCGACGCCATTGGCGACGAGATCGTCGTGCGCGACAAGAACAACGCCGTCGTATTCCGTAACAAGCCGGGTGCGGTCGGTTCAAATGGCCAGAGCGAAAACAAGCTGACCTACACGCGGCCATTTCTCTCAGAGATCGAAGGGAACCGCGGCTCCATTACCGTCGTTCAATCGCCCACGGCCCATAGCGCGTCACAACTGGCCGATACGGCGGCGGTCGAAAGCGCGCTCAATGCGATCGTCAGCGAGCTCGACAAACGCGACCGATATTCCGCCGATCACTCGCTGCGCGTCGCTGAAACCGCTGCCGCCGTGGCGCGGCGAATGGGTATCGACGCTGTCACGATGCGCCGGATCGGATTGGCCGGGCGACTTCTCAATATCGGCAAGTTGCGGGTATCCCGCGACCTGCTCGCCGATGACAAGCCTTTCGACGCCGAAACCAAGGAAACGGTTCGCCGCGAAATTGCCTCTGTCGCCGATATCCTGCGGTCCAATGGCGGCGACGATCCATTCATCGACATGCTTGAGCAGGCTTTCGAACGGCTCGACGGATCGGGCTTTCCCAAAGGCCTGAGTGGCGGGGCCATCGGTACTCCAGCCCGGATCCTTGCCGTTGCCAACACCTGGGTCGCCCTCACCAGCCCCCGGCCGCATCGATTGTCCATTTCCCGGGCCGATGCCCTCGCCATCCTGCGACGCGACACGCCGCACGGACTGGACCCGGTCGTGGTCGACGCACTTGAAGCAGAATGCGGCGTCGCCGGCGAATAG
- a CDS encoding TRAP transporter substrate-binding protein has product MQNRIILAATAASAIALAGSAAQSADFTLRIHTLVQSPHPYNDMAVFMEERLEAESDGRIDVRVFDSGQLGQDPAVIGEMGLGSVDLMISTTSNAAEQIPEFAIFTMPYLFSSMDDVLETVGPGTEIHEHFQQVYDERGVGMRLLALGASGTRNLSTAEVPVESIEDLQGLQMRTPPSPMDSETWSALGMLPVSVDWGELYAAMQTGVAEAMESSLPGYTGSKLYEVAPNLALTAHTIQVNHTSMSTATWESLPEDLQELVQEVAIAANEHGVEMAKQYDDELVETLQEEHGVNVTRPDTQAFRDALAPIQQQLAEDLDLVEEYELVTRE; this is encoded by the coding sequence ATGCAGAACAGGATCATCCTGGCCGCCACGGCAGCAAGCGCGATCGCGCTGGCCGGCAGCGCGGCGCAGTCGGCGGATTTTACCTTGCGCATTCACACGCTGGTTCAGTCGCCGCACCCCTATAACGACATGGCCGTCTTCATGGAGGAGCGCCTTGAGGCCGAAAGCGACGGCCGCATCGATGTGCGCGTTTTTGATTCCGGACAACTGGGTCAGGATCCGGCCGTCATCGGCGAGATGGGCCTCGGCTCGGTCGACCTGATGATCAGCACCACCAGCAACGCCGCCGAGCAGATTCCGGAATTCGCCATCTTCACGATGCCGTATCTGTTCTCCAGCATGGACGACGTCCTGGAAACGGTTGGGCCCGGGACCGAAATTCACGAGCATTTCCAGCAGGTCTACGACGAACGCGGTGTGGGCATGCGGCTGTTGGCGCTGGGCGCGTCGGGAACCCGCAATCTGTCGACGGCCGAGGTGCCGGTGGAAAGCATCGAGGATCTGCAGGGCCTGCAGATGCGCACGCCACCCTCGCCGATGGATTCCGAAACCTGGTCGGCGCTCGGCATGCTGCCGGTGTCCGTTGACTGGGGCGAGCTCTACGCCGCCATGCAGACCGGCGTCGCCGAGGCGATGGAAAGCTCGCTGCCCGGCTATACCGGCTCCAAGCTGTACGAGGTCGCGCCCAACCTGGCCCTGACCGCGCATACGATCCAGGTTAACCATACCTCGATGTCGACCGCCACCTGGGAGAGCCTGCCGGAAGACCTGCAGGAACTGGTGCAGGAGGTCGCGATCGCCGCCAACGAGCACGGCGTGGAGATGGCCAAGCAATATGACGATGAGCTGGTCGAAACGCTGCAGGAAGAGCACGGCGTCAACGTCACCCGCCCGGACACGCAGGCCTTCCGCGACGCGCTGGCCCCGATCCAGCAACAGTTGGCCGAAGACCTCGACCTGGTCGAGGAATACGAGCTGGTGACCCGCGAGTAA
- a CDS encoding GFA family protein — translation MTPTTAGSCLCGTVKFQISGDYESFFLCHCKRCRKGTGSAYAANLFSSTATVNWVSGHESIQTYRVPETRHEKSFCIKCGSALPSVQLEGALVVVPAGSIDSAIDIRPSAHICFASRAEWDARLESIPKVDGLPG, via the coding sequence ATGACCCCGACCACTGCTGGCTCCTGTTTGTGTGGCACCGTTAAATTTCAAATTTCAGGTGATTATGAGAGCTTCTTTCTTTGTCACTGCAAGCGCTGTCGAAAGGGAACGGGGTCTGCATATGCGGCCAATTTGTTTTCATCGACAGCGACGGTAAATTGGGTTTCTGGTCATGAAAGCATCCAGACCTACCGGGTTCCGGAGACCCGACACGAAAAAAGCTTTTGCATTAAATGCGGGTCTGCTCTTCCGAGTGTTCAATTGGAGGGTGCTTTGGTGGTTGTACCTGCTGGGAGTATTGATAGCGCGATCGACATCCGACCAAGTGCGCATATCTGCTTTGCAAGCCGAGCGGAATGGGACGCGCGTTTGGAAAGCATCCCGAAAGTAGATGGTCTTCCAGGTTAG